Proteins encoded together in one Plasmodium brasilianum strain Bolivian I chromosome 6, whole genome shotgun sequence window:
- a CDS encoding actin-like protein has product MDSYNDILSIVVDLGFENTKVGYAGDENPTNIFSSNVGIPLDLDIKVKNEIYKKCLCTKGEFYQFNLIYPLFYLEALENAKIKPCLYLDNKCHFNMNEDVFERIMFMNVNGDRSLYKLIEKRVKDFIGNKLQKQSDIIGSEFVDNSAEGGLTREINVGINENDQLNEQMGKEAACTENSQVLYERDDAKSCNALNTIKEVTEIGENCIMEKQRNEADKKDTLNSLKEWAEENDYFDMNVIENKLIDTNSIKNMINKYNNVGCGLNEKMEIFSYLFSLPNKRNKQIKEKITQLLFEKYKVPALYFNSKSILSGLSYNKNICSVVDVGSCYTDFSLCNEGIIDDKNYKIYNIGGSTVDLFLEELLAKFNKEYCTPYFENNHYYKKYEQFRYNKEKIHADYYNIAKYMPLKDLKSYLCEVADSENNINDAKNMTLKESMDVFILPDGQNINISKFKNIACEIFFTPSLLNDTKLVDHLNNVFVKDDKKTDNTFQGLPTTLFNMLKNVKSIKNKDELLSNVILTGSSTLFDHFNQRFIKEFKQLDCMSSCNFQNFQVLNHGKYDKQYSSWKGGSILSSFKNFSSFFVTRKEYEEFGFDIVNRKC; this is encoded by the coding sequence ATGGATTCATACAACGACATTTTAAGCATAGTAGTTGATTTAGGATTTGAAAACACGAAAGTTGGATATGCTGGGGATGAAAATCCTACGAACATCTTTAGCTCGAATGTTGGAATTCCACTAGATTTggatataaaagtaaaaaatgagatttataaaaaatgtttgtgCACAAAAGGAGAATTTTATCAGTTCAATTTAATATACccccttttttatttggaaGCATTGGAAAATGCGAAAATCAAACCGTGTTTATATCTTGACAATAAATGCCATTTTAATATGAACGAAGATGTGTTTGAAAGAATTATGTTCATGAATGTGAACGGGGATAGAAGTCTGTATAAGCTCATagaaaaaagagtaaaagATTTTATAGGAAATAAATTGCAAAAACAAAGTGATATAATAGGAAGCGAATTTGTCGATAATAGTGCAGAAGGGGGTTTAACTAGAGAAATCAATGTAGGTATAAACGAAAACGATCAACTTAATGAACAAATGGGTAAAGAAGCGGCATGTACTGAGAATAGCCAAGTACTATATGAACGAGATGACGCAAAATCATGTAATGCTTTAAACACAATAAAAGAAGTAACAGAAATAGGAGAAAATTGTATCATGGAAAAACAGAGGAACGAAGCTGATAAAAAAGACACACTAAACTCTCTGAAAGAATGGGCTGAAGAGAACGATTATTTTGATATGAACgtaattgaaaataaattaattgaTACTAATAGTATAAAgaatatgataaataaatataataatgttggTTGTGgattaaatgaaaagatggaaatattttcttatttattttctttacctaataaaagaaataagcagattaaagaaaaaataacccaattattatttgaaaaatataaggtgcctgcattatattttaactcAAAATCTATATTAAGCGGACTTTCATACAATAAAAACATCTGCTCAGTAGTTGATGTTGGGTCATGTTATACGGATTTTTCTCTATGTAATGAAGGAATAATAGAcgacaaaaattataagatatataatataggAGGATCTACAGTGGATCTCTTTTTAGAAGAGTTATTAgcaaaatttaataaagaatACTGCACAccatattttgaaaataaccattattataaaaaatatgaacagttcaggtataataaagaaaaaatacatgcAGACTATTATAACATAGCAAAGTATATGCCCttaaaagatttaaaaagttatttatGTGAAGTAGCAGATAGCGAAAATAACATTAATGATGCAAAAAATATGACTCTTAAAGAAAGTATGgatgtatttattttgccAGATGGacaaaacataaatatttcaaaatttaaaaatattgcatgtgaaatattttttacccCATCTTTACTAAATGACACAAAATTAGTTGATCACTTAAATAACGTGTTTGTAAAGGACGATAAAAAGACAGATAATACATTCCAGGGACTTCCAACaactttatttaatatgCTGAAAAATGTCAAGTcgattaaaaataaagatgaaTTACTAAGCAATGTTATTTTAACTGGTTCCTCTACGCTTTTTGATCATTTCAACCAAAGATTTATTAAAGAATTCAAACAATTAGATTGTATGAGTAGCtgtaattttcaaaattttcaagTGTTAAATCATG